In the Silene latifolia isolate original U9 population chromosome 1, ASM4854445v1, whole genome shotgun sequence genome, TTTTGTCTATATTCGGAAGCACTTGTTTGGATGGGTGAATTTGGAggaaaagggaggggagggagagGAAGGGATATAGTTTCTCTTGTTTGGATAGCGAAATGGGTTGGACGGAAATAGATGAGTAGAAAATTTGAGGGATCAAAATTCTCTGCTTGTAAATTAGAATATCTCTAACCTAGGAAAACTTGTTCATTTGTCTCCTATAAGACGTATTAAAATTCCCTTCTCACCTTGATTGGCTACTCTTTTAACAAAGTTAGGTTCATCATCAACATAAGAACTCTAAAGATTGTAGCTGTCTCGATCAATGATGTGAGGGGCGTGTTGATATATAGGATGACATTTATGATCGCTTTGAAATCCATTGAGTCGACTTTTATTGGTAATTGGTTTTATATGGAACTTATGTTAGGCTTACAATAATGTCAACTCTTGTTTCTCCTTGAGGGTGTGACCTAGGTCTAACAAGATGTAACAAGTGTCTGACTAGTTAGGTTGTCTCATGTTACTGATTGAAAACCGTATGCACGAACATGAGTACATTGCCGTGTTTTCTTCCTTtgcaaacaaaaggaaaaaacaTACTTTAGGCGAAAGAAAGTAGTTTGTATTTATTCAGAATTTCTAATTGAGTAGGAAATGTCCCAAGAATGAGTACCATTTGCAGAAGTGATCATGTGTGAAATGATATCCTGTTTGAGGGTTTGTGCAATCGATTTTTATACATTTCACCATTTGGATGTTGAGAATGCAATTACATTTTGCAAGAAAGTGTTCTAAGAAGCCTCTGGAGATCTTCTTATCAAAGTTCATGACtaggatatcttacaaatttAGGGAAATTAGTGTTAAGGGATTATTATAGAAACTGAATTGAGTTTATCTTAAGTGGGCATAGTATAAGAAAGAGCCGTCCAAAGCTGGGATTCTATCATTGTTACAAGTTACGTTACAGCATCAAGGGGATCATCTTCATGTAAACACTTACTCTATGAAGGGAACAAATAATGTAAAGGGTGTGTAGTTGAATTTTTCTTATCCCATTCTCGTGTTTTCCTTTGTTATATCTTTAACGGTGAATTGGTCGGATGGGATTCTTTTATCATGTGTTCATTAACAGAACATAGAGCTTTCGCCCATCAGAACTTTCTTCATTTATGCTCTACAACTTCTTGCTAAGATAGTTTGCGTACCCTATTTTGTTTCCTTTCATGTAGTTGTGGAGCAGAGGGGGAGGGGTGTTCAAAAATTCCGATTCATTTTCTATGTTACTCTATTAAATTTCTTTTTTTAGGCGTGTTTAAAGAGTGCTGTTgcattctctagtctctaccccACTTGCATGTACTCGCGTAAAAGTCAATCGAAAAGCAAGGGTAAACTATATAATTAGATAGAAAAAGAGTACTGTTAAATAAAAATAATTGAAGCATGGCTCCCTGTTTAATTGCTTATACATGTCTTCTCTATAGGATATTTGCTTGCTCACTCGATCAATTGATGAGATGTCTTCTTTTGTGCTGTCCATTAGTAATAGCTTCCATGTATTCATGATTAGTTTGCTGCTTGTACTTGTTATAGTTCAACGGCCAAGATACGGAGTGAAGTTCTAACTCCTTTTCGCTCAGTTCGGATGTTCTTTTACCTTGCATTCATTGCAAGTGGTGGTTTGGGTGGCCTGATAGCTTTCACACGAGTGATTGGAGCTCTAACAAATCCAGCAAGAGCAGCTGAAGTACCAGAAATTCTCAAGGGCCTTGGCATAGATTTGGCAGCAGTTTCTATCTTTGCCTTCCTATATGCTAGAGAGAACAAAGCTAAAAACTTACAAATTGCTAGACTTTCTAGGGAAGAGAGCCTCGCAAATCTTAAAGTCCGTATTGATGAAAAGAAAATCATTCCTGTAAGTTCTTTGAGAGGGATCGCCCGCCTTGTCATCCTTTCTGGCCCTGGCTCCTACATTTTAGAATCATTTAATCGTAGCAAGCCCTTTGCGGAGCAGCTTTTGGAACGAGGTGTGCTGGTGGTTGCATTTGCAACTGATGGGCTGTTACCTACCTTTGAGTTTGATGACAGCCAAGATGACGCCACGACAACCAGCAAAAGAAGACGGCTTTGGCAATTGGTTCCTTTTGATATTTCTCAGTGGTCAAAGTAAGGGTTCATTTTATACAATACATCGATCTATATAAGTGAATCTTCTCTTTTATTTTTCTCAAAGAAGAATGTTTTCTCGTTATCTTGTAGGTGGATAAATGAACAAAAGGAACTAGCCAATGTCGCTCCTGAGTCTCCTGTGTAAGTTTCTGCCCTGTGTCAGCATTTCTTTCACTAGGTGATTTAGCTCTACAGCATTTTTTTTGTGTGGAATGTTTCCATTTTTGTGCCATGTGGTTTAAGTATATTGGTATGTTGTGGTTTTACTACTTCGATTTCAGTCACATGTGTTTTAAATGATTTCTCACTTTGGTGGTCAGAGCCTCAGAGGTGTGAAAAAATTCTCACTAGGGTAGTGTGGTTGTTATTTGGATTTTGGATGTGCTACACTTTGGGTTACCAACGTGGAACAAAGGACCAACGTGAAATTACCCCAAAACACAAGACACCAAAGTgaaatttttccatgtttttcgATTACACCAAAAAGCTAGTAACCTAGTGATGTGGCAGCGGATAAGGATTGCGTGTCTCATTTCTATCCAGTGTCAAACTATTGTTACTATTGAATTAAAAAGGTTCTTTTTGCTATAAGTTCTTATGACATATGTGTGTTTGATTTTATCTATCACGACACGTGATAGGTTGAATgaaaaaaattaaccaaattaagtgTTCCTTATACTGCAATGTACAAGTGCCATTCTACTGGCTATCTTAGGCTAACTATATCAGTGAAACTTACATGCATCCTTGCTGTCCATAGGTATATGTCTCTTCGTTTGGATGGTCGTGTTCGAGGCAGTGGGGTCGGTTATCCACCCTGGAATGCTTTTGTTGCACAGCTTCCACCAGTAAAGGGGATTTGGTCAGGGCTTCTTGATGGGATGGATGGAAGAGTTTAACATCTCCTATATTCTTCCTTGAGAAAGGTTAGCTTTTATTTTCTTCATTGTAACTATAGTCATTTGTACTTCTGTATCTCTTTCGTGCATAATATATCAACGAATCTTTCACACATATTACATGTGTATGCTCAACAACTTTCCTGACTGCCCATTTGTATGAAATTTGTCTGAATTTGTGTTCATCTCTCTGTACATCAACTCTACAGTTCACACTTGGGAATCCCTGTTTGCCAAAATGACATTGCCCTTAGCCCTTTTGATAAACAGTTAAAGTAAGCAGTTTAGCTCTGTAGCAACTTGCGACAAGCTCGAAAATCATCACTCATGTCTACATGACACTGATGATTGATGATTAAGAATTCAGAACATTTCTTTGGCGAAATACAGTGTGTGTCCGTCAATAATTCAATATCCGTTAACTTTCATATTCAATGCATGATGCAGCCTAagcttcaacaacaacaacaataacatcacCGCAGTGCCTCAATGggtcccgcaaattgcggggtggGGTGGGGAGTTTCGGATGTACACAGTCTTACCcatgtgttagcaacacaaagaaaGAAAAATTAGGTTTGTCATATACTCATATGTTTTGAGGAAACCCTTGAACCCATTCATGAACTGTTGCATTCTGTAAGTTATATCCATTATTGAATAGCGCTGGACTCTCACTCTGTGTCTATAAAATCATTATCGCAAGACTAGTGGATATGCTTACAGCTTATTGTCATGGATTTTACTGAAACTCGCTAGAGGGATATTTTTGTAATAAACTAAATAGGCAAGTGGACAATTTTCTTGCCAAGAAAGTTCCTAACAGGATGGTTTGCTCATGTTGCATGTCTGTAAAGCCGAGTTCCTAATGCATTAACTGGTACCTGATCAAGAGTTTAAGCTTGAAAATGGGTTCATTTGAGCCAGATGTCTGCTGTTTTGGTGATCTTGTATAAAATTAACTGGTTTGGTTGTTTTTTATAGGCTCGTTAGGAGTATCTCTCACCTCCCTTGATCACTGGAGGCAAATTGTGAGTAGAGCCCTCCCAACTTTGGTTGTTTCATTTGCAAGAGTCAAGAGTAGAACTCTTCCTACTTGTTCTCGAGATAAATGCTCGTACCAATCGTGCCAACCAACTTTGGTAATCATAGTACAAAATGAAATGTAACTCAATCAATGATAATATTGTTTGCTGAGATTGCATATATGTCTTGGGTCATCAATAGTATGACAATGGTGAACTGTCCTCAGTAAACTGTCTCTGATGAAATAAACTTGCTCTAGATGAAGCTATGGGAGAGTTGGTCTGTCAATATGTTTATGCTTGCTGGTGAGAGTCGCGTACATTTGATAACTGCTAACAGTACAAGAAAGTGGTGGAGAATGTGATGCTCAAAATTGAACATGAGATATCAAAGAGCTTGACTTGAATATTTTGTTAATTGGCGTGGATGTACATCTGTGAAATTTGATTATGACATGGGTTGAAAAAGTAAGCGTCAGAAATCCGTTTTGGACTCGATTTTTTCGACCAAAAATTGCATCTTTGAATTGGCATGGATGTACATCTTTGAATTGTGATTAATGAAGGGTTTGAACTTATAGCTCTTTTAGCGGAGTCATAAACCCCAACACCTCTTTGGATAAAAAAGAGGGAGGGGGACTGGAGGGCGGAAATGAACCAATGCTGTTTTCAAATCTTTCTCACTATAATGGAAGGATTTTATATTtctttgttggatgatttatttTCCCTCTCCTCTGTCCCTCTACCTCAATTTTGCTACTCAGACTAATGAAAATTTTCCATCCAAATCAAAGGTAAATTTGGAGACTAAATATATCCCCAAGTAGTTCCCATATTTATAATCTAGTTTCTTTATGATGCAGCAAACTGTGCCTGATATACTTCTTCCTCCATAGAAGCTACCTGACTGATGTTAATTAGTATCAGTCGAATAACAGCTTTTATATCCACCTTAAATGCTGGCTAACTCTACGAGAGACCTCTCCAACCAAAAGATTTAACAAATTGTTGCGGACCAATCAATTGCTATACACCTTAATAAACTTTTACCAGTCATGCTACCTTCTTATAAAAGGAAAagtaaaaaaaaggaaagaattcTGACTTACGGGGTTTAAAATTTAAGTGTTTTTGTCTTGAAATGAAGTCTCCATGTGTACTTATATCCGAGTCTGAAGTGTTGCATATGAATACACGAGATATTGTGAAGAGTTGGAGTGATATACGTTGGAATGCAGATAGGGAATTAGGGAGCCCTGTGAACATTTAAACAATATAGGGGATATTGCATTCATTGAATTGAAGATGCAACATTTTGGAGAAATCATGGCACATAATTCAGTAACCAAAGGAGTCGATGTACAAGGGAAACACACAAAAGAGCAGCTCCTAATTCATCTATTGTTTAAAACTTGAGATAGTACTTGTAGCAGGGGAGTGATATATTTGTATCTCATTTTACTTCTTGGATCTCATCCAGTGCATAGTTGTTGGTTGATACATTTGCGTAATTGACTTTGTTGAATCTCACCACCACAGGGTACCTTGTTTTCGGATCCTGCAGCTCGAAGAAAGTTTCATTTTAGCACACATGTCGCCCAAAGTCTAAGCTGCTGATATTTTTTTTTATGGTCATAAAGGGAAAATAGCTCCCTGAATTTCAATGTGCTGCTTTTTATGGCGAAAGAATAATTATTTCAAGCAAATATGGTTGTAATTTTCATTACTGGGTCATCCGAAACCAGCCTTTTTAAACGTAACTGTTGGGGTAGAGCTAGCTGGTAGCAAGGCGAAGCACTCGCTACCCCCAAACCATAAAAAAACAGTTAACGTTATCGTTTCGTGCTACCCGGAAATTCCTGTATGAGATATAGCACACATATAAAATGAGAAGGAAAAAGTTTGTTACCCCAAAGTTCTATTTCTAATTTCCCCCACCCCCCAGGCGTAAGATGGATTATGTGCA is a window encoding:
- the LOC141598758 gene encoding protein LOW PSII ACCUMULATION 1, chloroplastic, with protein sequence MASRLQFTHFMTCAPSNLSRQDINRFRFSYQLQLLHRNISLPSFGHHIHIHGCRTNTSSSTIVCFAANKPSSSPDISSTAKIRSEVLTPFRSVRMFFYLAFIASGGLGGLIAFTRVIGALTNPARAAEVPEILKGLGIDLAAVSIFAFLYARENKAKNLQIARLSREESLANLKVRIDEKKIIPVSSLRGIARLVILSGPGSYILESFNRSKPFAEQLLERGVLVVAFATDGLLPTFEFDDSQDDATTTSKRRRLWQLVPFDISQWSKWINEQKELANVAPESPVYMSLRLDGRVRGSGVGYPPWNAFVAQLPPVKGIWSGLLDGMDGRV